One window from the genome of Cucumis melo cultivar AY chromosome 12, USDA_Cmelo_AY_1.0, whole genome shotgun sequence encodes:
- the LOC103498300 gene encoding putative E3 ubiquitin-protein ligase LIN-2, whose translation MASLQELLTREGFEGSNFPSSRKLSRPKGRSRTAPDDSVTLPIYICHDKKMIDSSKKKLDKPLVRNGSSIYSSKRVGSLSETFPCKSMEEPAIDDIAIRAVVSILSGYVGRYSKDENFREIVRKKCNPYLIRKGEMESGICSNLEMGMKSVDRLVEEGHGNERELRIKASRNSIGLLNMVITSLDSAIKFTKNGAYSHLSACAHLYLAIVNKIEKKEKISAKHLLQVFCDSPFFARTHLLPDLWEHFFLPHLLHLKVWYNQELEFVSNFECEHKDRKTKALNKVYNDHMDRGTVQFALYYIQWLKDGARAPPVPVVRSPSKSIHKASRRSSDSYFSQPSSNKNLYHAVFGPSLDQQLAGLRSGNLVAALARSSNEKEILFSDKHYENSASLQDEHSNRRMSSVLDYRSHNTESWRETVKSDYFRFFTCQSITKEYLESSNVITKNSSVRVEGRNHLLSNDLSKAITAICSSDILSECEIAIRVVTKAWLDAHGDTTIEVALSKPPVVEGMLEVLLASDDDEILELVISFLAELAVRSEVIRQMILNSDPQLQVFLKLLKSSSLFLKASILLYLSKPQAKQMISVEWLPLVLRVLEFGGQLQTLFSVRCKPHEAAFYLLDQLLKGFDEDRNLENSRHLISLGGLSLLLRRLERGEIEERKNSVSIISCCVQADGSCRNYLAENLNKASLLELIVHESNKNSGRGGLALLVDLLCLSRRTRITKLLDGLKEGWSGLGIMNILSVYLQRALPEEQPLVATMLLQLDFMEDALNCSIFREEAIVTIITALNARISGEKVQDNLARALLILGGRFSCTGEPSTENWLLKLAGFRENSGDSSHSKHLYDDVVLLYEEEEEVVNWQLKAATVLFNHGHKSLLSSLSTSMTSCVRPSLAKACLITLSWMSRYLFVIRDEKLCLMAPSILVPALIKYLNHDKAVEDQVLASYSLLNLGKYTECKHIFRLFDEEALDHLRNLSLVTWTAEELILIITSGSMHPHTEQENSHTQGSTRK comes from the exons ATGGCGTCTCTACAAGAATTACTCACTCGAGAAGGATTTGAAGGCAGTAATTTCCCCAGTAGTCGAAAACTCTCAAGGCCCAAAGGAAGAAGCAGAACAGCCCCAGATGATTCTGTCACTTTGCCCATATACATATGCCACGACAAGAAAATGATTGATTCTTCAAAGAAAAAGCTCGATAAACCTCTTGTACGAAATGGGTCTTCCATATATTCCTCGAAACGAGTCGGTTCGCTCTCCGAGACCTTTCCCTGTAAATCAATGGAGGAACCGGCCATTGATGACATTGCTATACGAGCTGTGGTTTCCATTCTTAGTGGGTATGTGGGGAGGTACTCAAAGGATGAAAATTTTAGAGAAATAGTGAGAAAAAAATGTAATCCGTATTTGATACGAAAGGGGGAAATGGAGAGTGGGATTTGCAGTAACTTGGAGATGGGTATGAAAAGTGTTGACAGATTGGTTGAAGAAGGCCATGGAAATGAAAGGGAGTTGAGAATAAAAGCTTCTAGAAACTCCATTGGTCTTCTTAATATGGTGATTACGTCTTTGGATTCTGCAATAAAATTCACCAAAAATGGTGCTTATTCTCATCTTTCTGCATGTGCTCACCTCTATTTGGCGATTGTTAACAAAatagagaagaaagagaagatttCTGCTAAGCATCTTCTTCAAGTATTTTGTGATTCTCCATTTTTTGCTCGAACCCATCTTCTGCCAGACCTTTGGGAGCATTTCTTTCTTCCCCATCTCCTCCATTTGAAGGTTTGGTACAATCAGGAGCTTGAATTTGTGTCTAACTTTGAATGTGAACATAAGGATAGGAAAACCAAGGCCTTGAATAAGGTCTATAATGACCATATGGATAGGGGAACTGTTCAATTTGCTTTGTATTATATACAATGGCTCAAAGATGGAGCCAGAGCCCCCCCTGTTCCTGTAGTTCGTTCACCTTCAAAATCCATCCATAAGGCTTCGAGAAGATCGTCGGATTCATACTTTTCGCAGCCGTCTTCGAATAAGAATCT ATATCATGCTGTTTTTGGTCCAAGTCTTGACCAGCAATTAGCTGGGTTGAGGAGTGGAAATTTGGTTGCAGCCTTGGCAAGGAGTTCAAATGAAAAGGAGATCTTATTTTCAGACAAGCACTATGAAAATAGTGCTTCTCTTCAA GATGAACACAGCAACCGAAGAATGTCATCCGTCCTTGACTACCGAAGTCATAATACTGAATCATGGCGCGAAACCGTAAAATCCGACTATTTTCGATTCTTCACATGTCAGAGTATTACAAAAGAATACTTGGAAAGTAGCAATGTGATTACCAAAAACAGCTCTGTTAGAGTGGAAGGAAGAAACCATCTTCTTTCCAACGATTTGAGCAAGGCCATAACCGCAATCTGCTCCTCAGATATCTTGAGTGAGTGTGAGATAGCCATTCGTGTAGTTACCAAAGCTTGGTTGGACGCCCATGGTGACACTACCATTGAGGTCGCCTTATCGAAGCCACCAGTTGTCGAGGGAATGCTGGAGGTTTTATTAGCTTCCGACGATGATGAGATTTTAGAATTAGTGATTTCATTTTTAGCAGAACTTGCTGTAAGGAGTGAGGTTATTCGACAGATGATATTGAACTCTGATCCCCAGCTGCAAGTGTTTCTTAAACTCTTGAAAAGTAGCAGTCTATTCCTCAAAGCATCAATTTTACTTTACCTTTCAAAGCCACAGGCAAAACAGATGATTTCGGTTGAATGGTTACCACTAGTTCTCAGAGTATTGGAGTTTGGAGGCCAGTTACAGACATTATTCTCGGTACGGTGCAAGCCACATGAAGCAGCATTTTACCTTCTAGACCAACTACTGAAAGGGTTTGATGAAGACAGAAACTTGGAGAATAGTAGACACTTGATTTCGCTTGGGGGATTGAGTCTGTTGCTGAGAAGGTTAGAGAGAGGTGAGATTGAAGAAAGGAAGAATTCTGTTTCAATAATTTCATGCTGCGTCCAAGCTGATGGAAGCTGTCGAAACTACTTAGCGGAGAATCTGAATAAGGCTTCACTTCTTGAACTTATTGTCCATGAAAGCAACAAAAACTCTGGTAGGGGTGGTTTGGCTTTACTTGTTGATCTACTCTGCCTTAGTCG AAGAACAAGAATCACTAAACTCCTGGATGGACTTAAAGAAGGATGGAGTGGCTTGGGCATCATGAACATTTTGTCTGTTTATCTTCAGCGAGCTCTTCCTGAGGAGCAGCCTTTAGTTGCAACAATGCTATTGCAGCTTGATTTCATG GAAGACGCCCTCAACTGCAGCATATTCAGAGAAGAGGCCATCGTGACAATTATAACTGCCTTGAATGCTCGAATAAGTGGAGAAAAAGTACAGGACAATTTGGCTAGAGCTCTCTTGATTTTGGGAGGTCGGTTTTCATGTACCGGAGAACCAAGCACCGAAAATTGGCTTCTAAAACTAGCAGGTTTCAGAGAGAACTCTGGGGATTCATCTCACAGCAAGCATCTCTACGATGACGTCGTGCTATTG tatgaagaggaagaagaagtggTGAATTGGCAGTTAAAAGCAGCTACCGTGTTGTTTAACCATGGACATAAGAGTTTATTGTCTTCCCTTTCAACATCAATGACTAGTTGTGTCCGGCCAAGTCTAGCAAAAGCATGTCTTATCACGTTGTCGTGGATGAGCAGATACCTGTTCGTTATTAGAGATGAGAAGCTATGTTTAATGGCACCCTCGATTCTAGTACCAGCCTTAATAAAATACTTGAATCACGACAAAGCTGTAGAGGACCAAGTGCTCGCATCATATTCATTGCTTAACCTCGGCAAATATACAG AATGCAAGCATATTTTCCGATTGTTCGATGAAGAAGCTCTAGACCATCTTCGAAATCTCTCTCTAGTGACATGGACAGCAGAAGAGCTAATCTTGATCATTACAAGTGGATCGATGCATCCACATACCGAACAAGAGAACTCACACACTCAAGGAAGCACAAGAAAATGA